A single window of Danio rerio strain Tuebingen ecotype United States chromosome 15, GRCz12tu, whole genome shotgun sequence DNA harbors:
- the LOC137496202 gene encoding uncharacterized protein — MDNGSNSDPRDQRAEAKTKRLWPQHVTVTKRNIRVHYRAPFKHCSRERCHGNGATTRHLTVNSTSLMRQFSLISGLTKLPLQQKKRAKMKGANHRAGGNTDFGSSSTHSTTLFFLARLHSRIRKKPATRETAEGSLKDIFIRIC; from the exons ATGGATAATGGTTCAAACAGTGATCCCAGAGACCAGAGGGCAGAGGCAAAAACAAAGAGACTTTGGCCTCAGCATGTGACGGTCACAAAGAGAAACATTCG TGTCCATTACCGAGCCCCATTCAAGCACTGCAGCAGAGAGCGTTGTCATGGAAACGGAGCAACGACACGACACCTGACCGTCAACAGCACTTCTCTCATGCGGCAGTTTTCACTaatttcag GATTGACAAAATTACCCCTACAACAGAAGAAAAGAGCCAAGATGAAGGGAGCTAATCACAGAGCTGGAGGAAACACAG ATTTTGGATCGTCCTCTACTCACTCTACCACTTTGTTTTTCCTTGCCAGACTTCATTCAAG GATAAGAAAGAAGCCTGCTACAAGAGAGACAGCGGAAGGGAGCCTCAAAGACATTTTTATTAGGATCTGCTAA